The following coding sequences are from one Streptomyces sp. V3I7 window:
- a CDS encoding HNH endonuclease signature motif containing protein, whose amino-acid sequence MGASAYTKERLEAAARGARNLSEALERLGVDPGSSTRGYVTRRMKKLGVDTSHFEREGAKWTREILQSAVSASRNMCEVLRHLEIEAVGGYHTHISRRIKAFGIDTSHFTPAVRTENMRHNQRRRTADEILVEDTSAHPRRTSSSRLKRAMRELGVEERCALCGIEPVWLGEPLPLEVDHIDGSWRNNRLENLRLLCPNCHSTTDSYRGRGKGCMRSGVS is encoded by the coding sequence ATGGGGGCCAGTGCATACACCAAGGAGCGGCTGGAGGCGGCCGCTCGGGGAGCGCGGAACTTGTCGGAAGCGTTGGAGAGGCTGGGGGTGGATCCGGGGAGTTCGACGCGGGGGTACGTAACGAGGCGCATGAAGAAGCTCGGTGTAGATACGTCGCACTTCGAGCGAGAGGGGGCGAAGTGGACGCGGGAGATCCTTCAGTCGGCGGTGTCGGCGTCCAGGAACATGTGCGAGGTGCTGCGCCATCTCGAGATTGAGGCCGTGGGCGGGTATCACACACACATCAGCCGCCGGATCAAGGCGTTCGGGATCGACACCTCGCACTTCACGCCAGCGGTCCGTACGGAGAACATGAGGCACAACCAGCGGCGCCGGACCGCTGATGAGATCCTCGTCGAGGACACGTCAGCGCACCCCAGGCGCACCTCGAGCAGCCGCCTCAAGAGGGCGATGCGCGAGCTGGGAGTGGAGGAGCGCTGCGCCCTGTGCGGTATCGAACCAGTCTGGCTGGGCGAGCCGCTCCCCTTGGAGGTCGACCACATCGACGGCAGTTGGCGCAACAACCGTCTCGAGAACCTGCGCCTACTCTGCCCCAACTGCCACTCGACAACAGACAGTTATCGAGGGCGCGGCAAGGGCTGCATGAGGAGCGGCGTCTCATGA
- a CDS encoding HNH endonuclease — protein MSHGVQYTHEQLVEAAAQCSNIDEVIDFFGTRPYRNLRLHLYKRFEHFGIDVSHFPRRRRAKEPHPKPAALELRCAVDGATSIAGALRALGMPRSGQFRALFHQWVVEDDLDTSHFLGQAHQRGRPSSNAKRPEDVLVQHERKHRTGTSLLRRALRDIGVPEECARCGVGPEWLGKPMTLEVDHINGDWRDDRRKNLRLLCPNCHAITSTWCRGGRANIPLQ, from the coding sequence ATGAGCCACGGCGTGCAGTACACCCACGAACAACTGGTTGAGGCGGCCGCGCAGTGCTCCAACATCGACGAGGTCATCGACTTCTTCGGCACGCGGCCATACCGCAACCTTCGTCTGCACCTGTACAAACGTTTCGAGCACTTCGGCATCGACGTCTCGCACTTCCCTCGCCGACGGCGGGCTAAGGAACCACACCCCAAACCGGCAGCTTTAGAGTTGCGGTGCGCGGTCGACGGAGCAACATCCATCGCAGGTGCTCTCCGCGCCCTGGGCATGCCCCGCAGCGGCCAGTTTCGTGCCCTGTTCCATCAGTGGGTGGTCGAGGATGACCTCGATACCTCACACTTCCTCGGCCAAGCCCACCAGCGAGGCAGGCCGAGCTCGAACGCCAAACGGCCTGAGGACGTCCTGGTACAGCACGAACGCAAGCACCGAACGGGCACCTCATTGCTCCGCCGCGCTCTCCGCGACATCGGGGTGCCAGAGGAGTGTGCAAGGTGTGGTGTCGGCCCCGAGTGGCTGGGCAAGCCCATGACGCTGGAGGTCGATCACATCAACGGGGACTGGCGGGACGACCGACGCAAGAACCTGCGGTTGCTCTGCCCTAACTGCCACGCGATCACCAGCACGTGGTGCCGGGGAGGGCGGGCCAACATCCCTCTCCAGTGA
- the rdgB gene encoding RdgB/HAM1 family non-canonical purine NTP pyrophosphatase, translating into MTRLILATRNAGKIAELHAILAAAGLPHELVGADTFPDVPDVKETGVTFAENALLKAHALAQATGLPAVADDSGLCVDVLNGAPGIFSARWAGRHGDDKANLDLLLAQLSDIADEHRGAHFACAAALALPDGRERVVEGRLRGTLRHTPAGTNGFGYDPILQPEGETRTCAELSPEEKNAISHRGKAFRALVPVVRELLG; encoded by the coding sequence ATGACCCGCCTGATCCTCGCCACCCGCAACGCCGGCAAGATCGCCGAACTCCACGCCATCCTCGCCGCGGCCGGCCTCCCGCACGAACTGGTCGGCGCCGACACCTTCCCCGACGTCCCCGACGTCAAGGAGACGGGCGTGACCTTCGCCGAGAACGCCCTGCTGAAGGCCCACGCCCTCGCCCAGGCGACCGGCCTGCCCGCCGTCGCCGACGACTCCGGCCTGTGCGTGGACGTCCTGAATGGCGCCCCCGGCATCTTCTCCGCCCGCTGGGCCGGCCGCCACGGCGACGACAAGGCCAACCTGGACCTCCTCCTCGCCCAGCTCTCCGACATCGCCGACGAACACCGCGGCGCCCACTTCGCGTGCGCGGCGGCTCTCGCCCTGCCGGACGGCCGGGAACGCGTGGTCGAGGGCCGGCTGCGAGGCACCCTGCGCCACACCCCAGCCGGCACGAACGGCTTCGGCTACGACCCGATCCTCCAGCCGGAGGGTGAAACGCGAACGTGCGCGGAACTGAGCCCAGAGGAGAAGAACGCGATCAGCCACCGGGGGAAGGCGTTCAGGGCGCTGGTGCCGGTGGTGCGGGAGCTGCTGGGCTGA
- the rph gene encoding ribonuclease PH, with protein MSRIDGRTPEQLRPVTIERGWSKHAEGSVLVSFGDTKVLCTASVTEGVPRWRKGSGEGWVTAEYAMLPRATNTRGDRESVRGKIGGRTHEISRLIGRSLRAVIDYKALGENTIVLDCDVLQADGGTRTAAITGAYVALADAIAWAQKKKLIRPSRQPLTGTVSAVSVGIVDGVPLLDLCYEEDVRAETDMNVVCTGDGRFVEVQGTAEAEPFAREELNALLDLAVAGCGELADAQREALARTLDPQ; from the coding sequence ATGTCTCGTATCGACGGCCGCACCCCTGAACAGCTCCGCCCCGTCACGATCGAACGCGGCTGGAGCAAGCACGCCGAAGGCTCCGTCCTCGTCTCCTTCGGCGACACCAAGGTGCTGTGCACCGCCTCCGTCACCGAAGGCGTCCCCCGCTGGCGCAAGGGCAGCGGCGAGGGCTGGGTCACCGCGGAGTACGCCATGCTGCCCCGCGCCACCAACACCCGCGGCGACCGCGAGTCCGTCCGCGGCAAGATCGGCGGCCGCACCCACGAGATCAGCCGCCTCATCGGCCGCTCCCTGCGTGCCGTCATCGACTACAAGGCCCTCGGCGAGAACACCATCGTGCTGGACTGCGACGTCCTCCAGGCCGACGGCGGCACCCGCACCGCCGCCATCACCGGCGCGTACGTCGCACTCGCCGACGCCATCGCCTGGGCCCAGAAGAAGAAGCTGATCCGCCCCAGCCGCCAGCCGCTGACCGGCACCGTCTCCGCCGTCTCCGTCGGCATCGTCGACGGCGTGCCCCTGCTCGACCTCTGCTACGAGGAGGACGTACGGGCCGAGACCGACATGAACGTCGTCTGCACCGGCGACGGCCGCTTCGTCGAGGTCCAGGGCACCGCCGAGGCCGAACCCTTCGCCCGCGAGGAACTCAACGCCCTGCTCGACCTGGCCGTGGCCGGCTGCGGCGAACTCGCCGACGCCCAGCGCGAAGCGCTGGCACGCACCCTCGACCCGCAGTAA
- a CDS encoding PTS glucose/sucrose transporter subunit IIB, translating into MASKAEKIVAGLGGIDNIEEIEGCITRLRTEVADPSLVDESALKAAGAHGVVRFGHAVQVVIGTDADPIAAEIEDLM; encoded by the coding sequence ATGGCCAGCAAGGCTGAGAAGATCGTCGCCGGACTCGGGGGCATCGACAACATCGAGGAGATCGAGGGCTGCATCACCCGCCTGCGCACCGAGGTCGCCGACCCCTCACTGGTCGACGAAAGCGCCCTCAAAGCCGCAGGAGCACACGGCGTCGTCCGGTTCGGCCACGCCGTCCAGGTCGTCATCGGCACCGACGCCGACCCCATCGCCGCCGAGATCGAGGACCTGATGTGA
- a CDS encoding PTS transporter subunit EIIC: protein MSTATATAAPAKHTKKRGPGLFQGLQKVGRSLQLPIAVLPAAGIMVRLGYGDVFGSDGLGWDRVAAVFEAAGSAITSSLPLLFCIGVAIGFAKKSDGSTALAALVGFLVYSKVLEAFPLTEQHIDHGRIVEATYNDPGVFGGIVMGLLSAVMWQRFHRTKLVDWLGFFNGRRLVPILMAFVGALAGVVFCLVWAPVGAAITGFGGWMTGLGASGAALFGLVNRALIPIGMHQFVNTVAWYQLGEFKDGAGEVFTGDYSRFLHGDPSAGMFMSGFFPIMMFGLPAAALAIAHCARPERRRAVTGMMVSLALTSFVTGVTEPIEFSFLFIAPALYAVHAVLTAVSMAVTWALGVHAGFNFSAGAIDYVLNWNLATRPWLILPIGLVCAAVYYALFRFVIVRFDLATPGREPGEEEETAREAASAKT from the coding sequence ATGAGCACCGCCACCGCGACGGCGGCCCCCGCGAAGCACACCAAGAAGCGGGGTCCGGGCCTGTTCCAGGGACTGCAGAAGGTCGGCCGCAGCCTCCAGCTTCCGATCGCCGTGCTGCCGGCGGCGGGCATCATGGTCCGGCTCGGTTACGGCGACGTCTTCGGCAGCGACGGCCTCGGCTGGGACCGGGTCGCCGCCGTCTTCGAGGCGGCGGGCAGCGCCATCACGAGCAGCCTGCCGCTGCTGTTCTGTATCGGTGTCGCCATCGGTTTCGCGAAGAAGTCGGACGGTTCGACCGCGCTCGCCGCGCTGGTCGGCTTCCTCGTCTACAGCAAGGTGCTCGAAGCGTTCCCGCTGACGGAGCAGCACATCGACCACGGGCGGATCGTCGAGGCGACGTACAACGACCCGGGGGTGTTCGGCGGGATCGTCATGGGGCTGCTGTCGGCCGTCATGTGGCAGCGGTTCCACCGTACGAAGCTGGTGGACTGGCTCGGGTTCTTCAACGGGCGGCGGCTGGTGCCGATCCTGATGGCGTTCGTCGGCGCGCTGGCCGGGGTGGTGTTCTGTCTGGTGTGGGCGCCGGTGGGTGCGGCCATCACGGGCTTCGGCGGGTGGATGACGGGCCTCGGTGCGTCGGGTGCGGCGCTGTTCGGGCTGGTCAATCGGGCGCTGATTCCGATCGGTATGCACCAGTTCGTGAACACTGTGGCGTGGTATCAGCTCGGTGAGTTCAAGGACGGGGCGGGTGAGGTCTTCACCGGGGACTACAGCCGTTTTCTGCACGGGGATCCGAGTGCCGGGATGTTCATGTCGGGCTTCTTCCCGATCATGATGTTCGGCCTGCCGGCGGCGGCGCTCGCCATCGCGCACTGCGCGCGGCCCGAGCGCCGCAGGGCGGTGACGGGCATGATGGTCTCGCTCGCGCTGACCTCGTTCGTCACGGGGGTGACGGAGCCGATCGAGTTCTCGTTTCTGTTCATCGCGCCGGCGCTGTACGCGGTGCACGCGGTGCTGACCGCCGTGTCGATGGCCGTGACGTGGGCGCTGGGGGTCCACGCCGGCTTCAACTTCTCGGCAGGCGCGATCGACTACGTCCTCAACTGGAATCTGGCCACCCGCCCGTGGCTGATCCTGCCGATCGGCCTGGTGTGCGCGGCGGTCTACTACGCCCTCTTCCGCTTCGTCATCGTCCGGTTCGACCTGGCCACCCCGGGCCGGGAGCCCGGGGAGGAAGAGGAGACGGCGAGGGAGGCGGCGTCGGCGAAGACGTGA
- a CDS encoding MBL fold metallo-hydrolase, which yields MKLTVVGCSGSFPSAESACSSYLVEADGFRLLLDMGNGALGELQRHCGLYDLDAIFLSHLHADHCIDMLAYFVARYYRYDGGRCAPIPVYGPEGTEQRLTTAYADTPSASSMSEVFDFHTVKPSTFEIGPFTVHTERVPHPVESYAIRIEHGGKSLTYSGDTGTTEVLDALARDADLFLCEAAFTYGKEDIPDLHLNGREAGETAARAGAGLLVLTHIPPWTDPQVNLTDARAVFDGPVELAQPRATYEL from the coding sequence ATGAAGCTCACCGTCGTCGGCTGCTCGGGGTCGTTCCCCTCCGCGGAATCGGCCTGCTCGAGCTACCTCGTCGAGGCCGACGGCTTCCGGCTGCTCCTCGACATGGGCAACGGCGCCCTCGGCGAGCTGCAGCGCCACTGCGGTCTCTACGACCTCGACGCGATCTTCCTCAGCCACCTGCACGCCGACCACTGCATCGACATGCTCGCCTACTTCGTGGCGCGCTACTACCGCTACGACGGCGGCCGCTGCGCCCCCATCCCGGTCTACGGCCCCGAAGGCACCGAGCAGCGGCTGACCACCGCCTACGCGGACACCCCCTCCGCCTCGTCGATGAGCGAGGTCTTCGACTTCCACACGGTCAAGCCGTCCACCTTCGAGATCGGCCCCTTCACCGTGCACACCGAGCGAGTGCCGCACCCCGTCGAGTCGTACGCCATCCGCATCGAGCACGGCGGCAAGTCGCTGACGTACTCCGGCGACACGGGCACCACCGAGGTGCTCGACGCGCTGGCCCGCGACGCCGACCTGTTCCTGTGCGAGGCCGCCTTCACCTACGGCAAGGAGGACATCCCCGACCTGCACCTCAACGGCCGCGAGGCCGGAGAGACGGCGGCCCGCGCGGGCGCCGGTCTGCTGGTCCTCACCCACATCCCGCCGTGGACCGACCCCCAGGTCAACCTGACCGACGCGCGCGCGGTCTTCGACGGCCCGGTGGAGCTGGCCCAGCCCAGGGCGACGTACGAACTCTGA
- a CDS encoding type II toxin-antitoxin system PemK/MazF family toxin codes for MDTSWWLALAAVVLLALVATLIDGWGRGRRPRGRRSRPPGRREGPAPGRREGPRDRATRPRPGDIWWAHVPYEDGPGAKDRPCLVLTVRGNRATVAKITSRFHDERAGVIPLPPGSVGDARGRPSFLETGELRQVPVRDFRRRVGVVDPVLWDLVRHLAC; via the coding sequence ATGGACACGTCCTGGTGGCTCGCGCTCGCGGCGGTGGTACTGCTCGCGCTGGTCGCCACGCTCATCGACGGCTGGGGGCGCGGACGCCGTCCGCGGGGGCGCCGGTCGCGGCCGCCGGGGCGGCGCGAGGGACCGGCGCCGGGGCGGCGCGAGGGACCGCGGGATCGCGCGACGCGGCCGCGGCCCGGGGACATCTGGTGGGCGCACGTGCCGTACGAGGACGGCCCCGGCGCCAAGGACCGGCCCTGTCTGGTGCTGACGGTGCGCGGGAACCGGGCGACGGTCGCCAAGATCACCAGCCGGTTCCACGACGAGCGGGCCGGGGTGATCCCGCTGCCGCCGGGTTCTGTCGGCGACGCGCGGGGCCGGCCGAGCTTCCTGGAGACGGGCGAGCTGCGGCAGGTGCCGGTACGGGACTTCAGGCGGCGGGTGGGTGTGGTCGACCCGGTGCTGTGGGACCTGGTGCGGCACTTGGCCTGCTGA
- a CDS encoding GNAT family N-acetyltransferase, giving the protein MTWPAAAPLQGARLQLEPLAIAHAEEAAEILDDGRLHEWTGGTPPTREELERRYRRQTVGHSPDGRQGWLNWMLRTIRGGQLVGTVQATLYRPRPARVEAELAWVVGHAFQGAGYGREGASTMVRWLRTQGVAGCVAHVHPGHRASAGIARALGMRPTDAIHDGEVLWADFDPREDEDE; this is encoded by the coding sequence ATGACCTGGCCGGCCGCCGCCCCGCTCCAAGGGGCTCGTCTGCAACTGGAGCCGCTGGCAATCGCACATGCCGAGGAAGCCGCGGAAATCCTCGACGACGGGCGTCTGCACGAGTGGACCGGAGGTACGCCGCCCACCCGAGAGGAACTGGAGCGGCGCTACCGGCGGCAGACGGTGGGCCACTCACCCGACGGGCGGCAGGGCTGGCTGAACTGGATGCTCCGGACCATCCGCGGCGGGCAGCTGGTCGGAACAGTGCAGGCGACGCTCTACCGCCCCCGCCCAGCCCGCGTCGAGGCTGAGCTCGCCTGGGTCGTCGGCCACGCCTTCCAAGGTGCCGGCTACGGCAGGGAGGGCGCCTCCACCATGGTCCGGTGGCTGCGCACCCAGGGGGTGGCGGGGTGTGTGGCCCATGTGCATCCCGGTCATCGCGCCTCGGCCGGTATCGCGAGGGCCTTGGGGATGCGGCCGACCGACGCGATTCATGACGGCGAGGTGCTGTGGGCCGACTTCGATCCACGGGAGGACGAGGACGAGTAG
- a CDS encoding PLP-dependent cysteine synthase family protein: MRYDSPLAAVGNTPLVRLPRLSPSSDVRIWAKLEDRNPTGSIKDRPALHMIEQAEKDGRLTPGRTILEPTSGNTGISLAMAAKLKGYRMVCVMPENTSQERRDLLGMWGAEIIPSPAAGGSNTAVRVAKELAAEHPDWVMLYQYGNPDNAGAHYATTGPEILTDLPSVTHFVAGLGTTGTLMGVGRYLREHKPDIKIVAAEPRYDDLVYGLRNLDEGFVPELYDASVLTTRYSVGSADAVTRTRELLQQEGIFAGVSTGAALHAAIGVGKKAVKAGESADIVFVVADGGWKYLSTGVYTAATTEEAIEALQGQLWA; the protein is encoded by the coding sequence ATGCGTTACGACTCCCCGCTGGCCGCGGTGGGCAACACCCCCCTGGTGCGCCTGCCGCGGCTGTCGCCGTCCTCCGACGTCCGGATCTGGGCGAAGCTCGAGGACCGCAACCCGACCGGCTCGATCAAGGACCGGCCCGCCCTGCACATGATCGAGCAGGCGGAGAAGGACGGCCGGCTCACCCCCGGCCGCACGATCCTCGAACCCACCTCCGGCAACACCGGCATCTCGCTGGCCATGGCGGCCAAGCTCAAGGGCTACCGCATGGTGTGCGTGATGCCGGAGAACACCTCCCAGGAACGCCGGGACCTGCTCGGCATGTGGGGCGCCGAGATCATCCCCAGCCCCGCCGCGGGCGGCTCCAACACCGCCGTACGCGTCGCCAAGGAGCTCGCCGCCGAGCACCCGGACTGGGTGATGCTCTACCAGTACGGCAACCCGGACAACGCGGGCGCGCACTACGCCACGACCGGCCCCGAGATCCTCACCGACCTCCCGTCGGTCACCCACTTCGTCGCGGGCCTCGGCACCACGGGCACGCTCATGGGCGTCGGCCGCTACCTGCGCGAACACAAGCCCGACATCAAGATCGTCGCCGCCGAACCCCGCTACGACGACCTGGTGTACGGCCTGCGCAACCTCGACGAGGGCTTCGTACCGGAGCTGTACGACGCCTCCGTCCTCACCACCCGCTACTCGGTCGGCTCCGCCGACGCGGTCACCCGTACCCGTGAACTCCTCCAGCAGGAGGGCATCTTCGCGGGCGTCTCGACCGGCGCCGCCCTGCACGCCGCGATCGGCGTCGGCAAGAAGGCGGTCAAGGCGGGCGAGAGCGCCGACATCGTCTTCGTCGTCGCCGACGGCGGCTGGAAGTACCTCTCGACGGGCGTCTACACCGCCGCCACGACCGAGGAGGCCATCGAGGCGCTCCAGGGCCAGCTCTGGGCCTAG
- a CDS encoding MoaD/ThiS family protein, producing MAIEVRIPTILRTYTGGAKAVDGDGQTLAELFADLETRHAGIQDRLLDGGELRRFVNVYLNDEDVRFIDGINTKLSDGDSVTILPAVAGGMA from the coding sequence ATGGCCATCGAGGTCCGCATCCCCACCATCCTGCGTACGTACACCGGCGGCGCGAAGGCCGTCGACGGCGACGGACAGACCCTCGCCGAGCTGTTCGCCGACCTCGAGACCCGGCACGCGGGCATCCAGGACCGTCTCCTCGACGGCGGTGAGCTGCGCCGCTTCGTGAACGTCTACCTGAACGACGAGGACGTCCGCTTCATCGACGGCATCAACACCAAGCTCTCCGACGGCGACAGCGTGACGATCCTGCCGGCTGTCGCCGGTGGCATGGCCTGA
- a CDS encoding putative leader peptide: MVLHDVSDKTPSVLLVARLHVDLCRLSSAIC; encoded by the coding sequence ATGGTTCTTCACGACGTGAGCGACAAGACGCCGAGCGTGCTGCTCGTGGCGCGGCTGCACGTCGACCTGTGCAGGCTCAGCAGCGCCATCTGTTGA
- a CDS encoding M67 family metallopeptidase yields the protein MLTITQDLYDRIVAHARQDHPDEACGVVAGPVGEGRPERFIPMLNAARSPTFYEFDSGDLLALYREMDDRDEEPVVIYHSHTATEAYPSRTDISYANEPGAHYVLVSTADTDGAGDFQFRSFRILEGEITEEEVKVVETY from the coding sequence ATGCTGACCATCACCCAGGACCTGTACGACCGGATCGTCGCGCACGCGCGCCAGGACCACCCCGACGAGGCGTGCGGCGTGGTCGCGGGTCCGGTGGGCGAGGGCCGGCCCGAGCGCTTCATCCCGATGCTCAACGCCGCCCGCTCGCCCACGTTCTACGAGTTCGACTCCGGCGACCTGCTGGCGCTCTACCGGGAGATGGACGACCGCGACGAGGAGCCGGTGGTGATCTACCACTCCCACACCGCGACCGAGGCCTACCCCTCCCGCACCGACATCTCCTACGCCAACGAGCCCGGCGCCCACTACGTCCTGGTGTCGACCGCGGACACCGACGGCGCCGGCGACTTCCAGTTCCGCTCCTTCCGCATCCTCGAAGGCGAGATCACGGAGGAGGAGGTCAAGGTGGTGGAGACGTACTGA